CGGCATCATCACCATCTCCAACATCCAGGTCATCGTCCTGTTGACGGCGGTTCTTCTGACCATCGCGCTGCAGTTTATAGTCCACCGCACGCGCATGGGGACGGCGATGCGGGCGGTGTCGTTTTCCCATGACGCCGCCGGCCTGATGGGAATCAACATCAACCGTGTAATCTCTTTCACCTTTGTGCTGGGCTCGATGCTGGCCGCCGCCGCCGGCATCCTGGTCGGACTCTACAACCCCAAGATCGATCCGCTGATGGGCATCATGCCCGGACTGAAGGCCTTCGTCGCCGCGGTGCTGGGCGGCATCGGCAACATCCCCGGCGCCATTCTGGGCGGCGTGATCATGGGCATCGCCGAGACGATGACGGTGGGTTATCTCTCCTCCACTTACCGCGATGCCATCACCTTTGTCATTCTCGTTGCGGTCCTGCTGTTCCGTCCGACCGGACTTCTGGGCACGCCGCAACGCACCAAATTCTGACCGGATACGATGGCCGCCTCGACCCCAAAGCCACAGACCGGCGCGCGCACCCTCGCCTGGGTGGGCGTCTATCTGGCGGCCCTGATCCTGCTGGGACAACTGGTCATCCCGCAGTTGAATCCCTATCACACGCAGATTCTGATCCTGATCGGTATCAACATCACCTTGGCCGTCAGTCTCAACCTGGTGCTCGGTTTTGCCGGACAGTTTTCGATCGGACATGCCGGATTCATGGCCCTGGGCGGGTACACCTCGGCGGCGATGTCGCATTATGTCTTCGAGCCGCTGGTGGTCGGGCAGACCGGGCTGGCTTATGGCCTGTTCGTCAACGGCTACTTTGCCGCCTCGCTGCTTAGCGGCGGCATCATGGCCGCGGTCGCGGGACTGTTGGTCGGCATCCCGACCTTGCGCTTGCGCGGCGACTATCTGGCCATTGCCACGCTGGGGATGGGCGAGATCATCCGCGTGGTCATCCTCAACACCGACCTGGTGGGCGGGGCGCGCGGGTTCGGCGACAT
The genomic region above belongs to bacterium and contains:
- a CDS encoding branched-chain amino acid ABC transporter permease, which translates into the protein MEQFVQQIINGLSLGAIYALIALGYTMVYGILRLINFAHGDVYMVGAFVGFYVVRWMAPASPSGFGLLIISIAAAMVACGILGFIIERAAYRPLRRAPRLNALITAIGVSLLLENLGQLVFGADPKDFPALVERTTFTLGIITISNIQVIVLLTAVLLTIALQFIVHRTRMGTAMRAVSFSHDAAGLMGININRVISFTFVLGSMLAAAAGILVGLYNPKIDPLMGIMPGLKAFVAAVLGGIGNIPGAILGGVIMGIAETMTVGYLSSTYRDAITFVILVAVLLFRPTGLLGTPQRTKF
- a CDS encoding branched-chain amino acid ABC transporter permease; protein product: MAASTPKPQTGARTLAWVGVYLAALILLGQLVIPQLNPYHTQILILIGINITLAVSLNLVLGFAGQFSIGHAGFMALGGYTSAAMSHYVFEPLVVGQTGLAYGLFVNGYFAASLLSGGIMAAVAGLLVGIPTLRLRGDYLAIATLGMGEIIRVVILNTDLVGGARGFGDIPPWTTFTWVFMIAGICILVVRNLIDSTFGRALIAVREDEDAASAMGINTTRFKVLAFVLGAFFAGVAGGLQGHYIQYLHTNSFTFLRSIEIIVFVVLGGSGSITGSVIAAAVLTILPEFLRVAQSWRMVIYSTLLVVMMLTRPRGLMGGTEFQWSWLLPGRKS